The Bradyrhizobium ottawaense genome window below encodes:
- a CDS encoding helix-turn-helix domain-containing protein, whose translation MGLVAVSAIFPSWLFPERAAFLTRRVIGWSCIASIVGPASACGFSPFFRTCPEREGGYEAGCVPGLNKTDNPLNEAGGRRRPRPSSLGKWQIRPMLLPCRSANENNKQSTRQNSREEARAMGQFITVEELPRYAPGEMMLDSSAVGKADFRLRVFRYAPSDIWVPPSDNFLIVIYREGTTAMKRRVTGSWKQDHVGRGVTTLLTRAEASNWRWCHDLEVSHFYISPSLMAKTASEAFDRDTESVELHDLLRIEDPVLTWIADQMVQEVSAGGPGGRLCYDAMALQASVHILRKYASVQFKLPCAQGRFRPAHARMIEDYIEQNIFRNITLDELANICNCTPVQFTRKFQVHYGMRPHAYVLTRKVKRACEHLRKDRLALKEIALLSGFSDQSHLNRIFRRHMSATPAEYRKQCTG comes from the coding sequence TTGGGTTTGGTCGCCGTTTCTGCCATTTTTCCCTCCTGGCTCTTCCCAGAGCGCGCGGCCTTCCTCACCCGTCGTGTGATCGGATGGTCGTGCATCGCGTCAATTGTCGGTCCCGCGAGCGCTTGCGGCTTTTCACCGTTCTTCCGCACTTGCCCGGAACGCGAGGGAGGCTATGAGGCGGGCTGCGTTCCCGGCTTGAACAAAACCGACAATCCTTTGAATGAAGCCGGAGGCCGGCGCCGACCTCGCCCGAGCTCGCTTGGCAAATGGCAAATCCGGCCTATGCTGCTGCCTTGCCGATCGGCCAATGAGAACAACAAGCAGTCGACCCGCCAAAACTCCAGGGAGGAGGCTCGCGCGATGGGGCAGTTCATCACGGTCGAGGAGCTGCCACGCTATGCTCCCGGCGAAATGATGCTGGACAGTTCGGCGGTGGGAAAAGCCGATTTTCGGCTGCGCGTGTTCCGCTATGCGCCATCCGATATCTGGGTGCCGCCGTCCGATAACTTTCTGATCGTAATTTATCGCGAAGGCACCACGGCGATGAAACGCCGCGTGACCGGATCCTGGAAGCAGGATCATGTCGGCCGCGGCGTCACGACGCTGCTGACGCGCGCGGAAGCTTCGAACTGGCGATGGTGCCATGACCTCGAAGTCAGTCATTTCTACATCTCGCCTAGTCTCATGGCGAAGACCGCAAGCGAGGCTTTTGACCGGGATACCGAAAGCGTCGAGCTTCATGATCTGCTCAGGATCGAGGATCCGGTCCTGACCTGGATTGCTGACCAGATGGTGCAGGAGGTTTCCGCAGGCGGTCCGGGCGGCCGGCTCTGCTACGACGCCATGGCACTTCAGGCGAGCGTCCACATCCTGCGAAAATATGCCTCAGTGCAGTTCAAGCTGCCCTGTGCGCAAGGGCGCTTCAGGCCGGCGCATGCGCGGATGATCGAGGACTATATCGAGCAGAACATCTTCCGGAATATCACGCTCGACGAACTGGCCAACATCTGCAACTGCACGCCGGTGCAGTTCACCCGCAAGTTTCAGGTGCATTATGGCATGCGCCCGCACGCCTACGTCCTCACCCGCAAGGTGAAGCGCGCCTGCGAACATCTGCGCAAGGACCGGCTTGCACTGAAGGAGATCGCCCTGTTGAGCGGATTCTCCGACCAGAGCCATCTCAACCGGATCTTTCGCAGGCATATGAGTGCGACTCCCGCAGAATATCGCAAGCAATGCACAGGCTAG
- a CDS encoding flavin-containing monooxygenase gives MAETATKPNGSNGAHVTAKFDAVVVGAGVAGLYQLYRLREQGVKVRAIDAGAGVGGTWYWNRYPGARFDSESHIYQYLFSEELYKGWSWSEKFPGQPEIERWLNYIADRLDLRKDIQFGTIVKSAHFNEATQRWLVTTDRGDVIDTQFLITCCGMLSAPHVSFPGQETFKGQLFHTARWPKEPVEFGGKRVGVIGNGATGIQVIQTIAGEVGHLKVFVRTPQYMIPMKNPKYSEEDAEAYKSKFQHLTERLPRTFTGFEYDFEHAWAGLTPERRREVIEDCWNDGSLKLWISSFAELFFDAEVNAEISGFVREKMRERLKDPKLCDALIPADYGFGTHRVPLEQNFLEAFHRPNVEIVSVKANPIERVTPTGIQTADGTIHELDVIVLATGFDAGTGALTRIDIRGRGGRSLKEDWSKDIRTTMGLQVHGYPNLFTTAVPLAPSAALCNMTTCLQQQVEWIDDCIRFVRTKNLKVVEPTKDAEDGWVAHHDEIANATLIAKTNSWYLGSNVEGKPRRVLSYCGGVGAYRQKCNEVAASGYQGFTMN, from the coding sequence ATGGCAGAAACGGCGACCAAACCCAATGGAAGCAATGGCGCGCATGTAACGGCGAAATTCGACGCGGTGGTTGTTGGAGCCGGCGTCGCCGGGCTCTATCAGCTCTACCGTTTGCGCGAACAGGGAGTGAAGGTCAGGGCCATTGACGCGGGCGCAGGCGTGGGCGGCACCTGGTATTGGAATCGCTATCCCGGCGCCCGCTTCGATTCAGAGAGCCACATCTACCAGTATCTGTTCTCCGAGGAGCTCTACAAGGGATGGAGCTGGAGCGAGAAATTCCCCGGCCAGCCGGAAATCGAGCGCTGGCTCAACTACATCGCCGACCGCCTCGATCTGCGCAAGGACATCCAGTTCGGGACGATCGTCAAAAGCGCCCATTTCAACGAAGCCACACAGCGCTGGCTGGTCACGACCGACAGGGGTGACGTGATCGACACCCAGTTTCTGATCACCTGTTGCGGCATGCTCTCCGCCCCGCACGTATCGTTTCCGGGACAGGAGACGTTCAAGGGGCAGCTGTTCCACACGGCGCGCTGGCCCAAGGAGCCGGTCGAATTCGGCGGCAAGCGCGTCGGCGTTATCGGCAACGGCGCAACCGGCATCCAGGTCATCCAGACGATCGCCGGCGAGGTCGGTCATCTGAAAGTCTTTGTTCGCACGCCGCAATACATGATTCCGATGAAGAATCCCAAGTACAGCGAGGAAGATGCGGAGGCCTACAAGTCGAAATTCCAGCATCTCACGGAGCGCCTGCCGCGTACCTTCACCGGATTCGAATATGATTTCGAGCACGCCTGGGCCGGCCTGACGCCGGAGCGGCGCCGGGAGGTGATCGAGGATTGCTGGAACGACGGCTCCCTGAAGCTTTGGATATCGTCCTTCGCCGAGTTGTTCTTCGACGCCGAGGTCAACGCCGAAATCTCGGGCTTCGTGCGCGAGAAGATGCGCGAGCGACTGAAGGATCCAAAGCTGTGCGATGCCTTGATTCCGGCCGACTACGGTTTCGGGACGCATCGGGTGCCACTGGAGCAGAACTTCCTCGAAGCCTTCCATCGCCCCAATGTCGAGATCGTCAGCGTCAAGGCCAATCCGATCGAACGCGTGACACCCACGGGTATCCAGACCGCGGACGGGACGATCCACGAGCTCGACGTCATCGTTCTGGCGACTGGATTCGACGCCGGAACCGGCGCGTTGACGCGCATCGATATCAGGGGCCGCGGTGGGCGGTCGCTGAAGGAGGATTGGAGCAAGGATATCCGCACCACGATGGGCCTGCAGGTTCACGGCTATCCGAACCTGTTCACGACTGCGGTGCCGCTGGCTCCGTCGGCTGCGCTCTGCAACATGACCACCTGTCTCCAGCAGCAGGTCGAATGGATCGACGATTGCATCAGGTTCGTGCGTACGAAGAACCTGAAGGTGGTTGAGCCGACCAAGGATGCCGAAGACGGATGGGTGGCGCATCACGATGAGATCGCCAATGCGACGCTGATCGCGAAGACCAATTCCTGGTACCTGGGCTCGAACGTCGAAGGCAAACCGCGCCGCGTTCTGTCCTATTGCGGGGGCGTCGGCGCCTATCGGCAGAAATGCAACGAGGTCGCTGCCAGCGGCTACCAGGGTTTTACCATGAATTGA
- a CDS encoding serine hydrolase domain-containing protein — protein MSTNFGAAADAVLGGVVTSTPRVPGVVAMVTNRDRNIYEGAAGKRRVDQPAEMTTDSIFAIFSTTKAVTGTAVLQLVEEGKLDLDAPAKRYAPDIGKLQVIEGFDAAGEPMLRAPKRDITTRMLMTHTAGLSYDFINHTYNRLAEEKGQPSVITASKACLMTPLLFDPGERWDYGTNLDWCGQIVEAIAGRRLGEVFNTRIFEPLGIKSMTFELTDAMRSKLAGIHARGADGSLTPMDFELPAKPEVHMGGHGLYGTVGDYMRFIRMWLNDGAGEHGRVLKAETVRMAEKNHLGDKKVTPITGVIPALCNDAEFFPGQPKSWALSFMINDQEAPTGRPAGALGWAGLANLFYWIDRQNGFGGFWATQILPFGDPTSFIGYMNFETAFYQSLRQRMAG, from the coding sequence ATGAGCACGAATTTCGGTGCCGCCGCAGACGCCGTTCTCGGCGGCGTCGTCACATCCACGCCGCGTGTGCCTGGCGTCGTCGCGATGGTGACGAACCGCGATCGCAACATCTACGAAGGCGCAGCGGGGAAAAGGCGTGTCGACCAGCCAGCCGAGATGACGACCGACAGCATCTTCGCCATCTTCTCCACGACCAAGGCGGTCACCGGCACGGCCGTGCTGCAACTCGTCGAAGAGGGCAAGCTCGATCTCGACGCACCGGCCAAGCGCTACGCTCCGGACATCGGCAAGCTCCAGGTCATCGAGGGCTTTGATGCCGCGGGTGAGCCGATGCTGCGGGCGCCCAAGCGGGACATCACCACGCGGATGCTGATGACGCATACCGCCGGTCTCAGCTACGACTTCATCAACCACACCTACAACCGCCTGGCCGAGGAGAAGGGGCAGCCCAGCGTCATCACCGCTTCCAAAGCCTGCCTGATGACGCCGCTGCTGTTCGATCCGGGCGAGCGTTGGGACTACGGCACCAATCTCGACTGGTGCGGCCAAATCGTCGAGGCCATCGCCGGGCGCCGGCTTGGAGAGGTTTTCAATACGCGCATCTTCGAGCCGCTCGGAATCAAGAGCATGACCTTCGAGCTGACCGACGCCATGCGCAGCAAACTGGCGGGGATCCACGCGCGCGGCGCCGACGGCTCGTTGACGCCGATGGATTTCGAGCTCCCCGCCAAGCCTGAAGTGCATATGGGCGGCCACGGCCTTTACGGCACGGTCGGCGATTACATGCGTTTCATCCGGATGTGGTTGAATGACGGTGCCGGCGAGCATGGCCGCGTGCTGAAGGCGGAGACCGTGCGCATGGCGGAGAAGAATCATCTCGGAGACAAGAAGGTGACACCGATCACCGGCGTCATCCCGGCGCTGTGCAATGATGCCGAGTTCTTCCCGGGCCAGCCAAAGTCCTGGGCGCTCTCGTTCATGATCAACGACCAGGAAGCACCCACCGGGCGTCCCGCCGGCGCCCTCGGCTGGGCGGGCCTTGCCAATCTGTTCTATTGGATCGACCGGCAGAACGGGTTCGGCGGGTTCTGGGCCACGCAGATTCTTCCGTTCGGCGATCCAACGTCGTTCATCGGTTACATGAATTTCGAGACGGCGTTTTATCAGAGCCTGAGGCAGCGAATGGCGGGTTAG
- a CDS encoding acyl-CoA thioesterase, with protein sequence MHAKLPHPFDDATRVTAGDSSWQGHTSDDYWAFVGPFGGATAATILRALIDHPERAGDPLALTVNYCAPIAKGPFDLDVRLVKANRSSQHWSVELSQGGGEVATLATAVFAERRPSWEHRVAQYPDAKPFEATLPFPKIAASWANQYEFRFVEGEMRIGPQQAAPASTYSKIWISDRAPRKLDMLSLMSMSDAFFGRIFHARRELVPFGTVSLTTYFHTDSDELAAEDITRVLATADSKIMHKSYADQNAELWSPNGRLLATSTQIAYFKA encoded by the coding sequence ATGCACGCCAAGCTCCCGCACCCCTTCGACGACGCCACCCGCGTCACCGCCGGCGACTCCAGCTGGCAGGGGCACACCAGCGACGATTATTGGGCCTTCGTCGGCCCGTTCGGCGGCGCCACCGCCGCGACCATTCTGCGCGCGCTGATCGACCATCCGGAACGCGCCGGCGATCCGCTCGCCCTCACGGTCAATTATTGCGCGCCGATCGCCAAGGGGCCGTTCGATCTCGACGTGCGGCTGGTGAAGGCCAACCGCTCCAGCCAGCACTGGAGCGTCGAGCTCAGCCAAGGCGGCGGCGAGGTCGCGACACTCGCCACCGCGGTGTTCGCCGAGCGCCGGCCGTCCTGGGAGCACCGGGTGGCGCAATATCCCGATGCAAAGCCGTTCGAAGCGACGCTGCCGTTCCCGAAGATCGCGGCGTCCTGGGCCAACCAGTACGAGTTTCGCTTCGTCGAGGGCGAGATGCGGATCGGCCCGCAGCAGGCCGCGCCCGCCAGCACCTATTCGAAAATCTGGATCAGCGACCGCGCGCCGCGCAAGCTCGACATGCTGTCGCTGATGTCGATGTCGGACGCCTTCTTCGGCCGCATCTTCCACGCTCGGCGCGAGCTGGTGCCGTTCGGCACGGTGTCGCTGACGACCTATTTCCACACCGACAGCGACGAGCTCGCGGCTGAGGACATCACGCGCGTGCTGGCCACCGCCGATTCGAAGATCATGCACAAGAGCTACGCCGACCAGAACGCCGAGCTGTGGTCGCCGAACGGAAGGCTGCTCGCGACCTCGACACAGATCGCGTATTTCAAGGCGTGA
- a CDS encoding glycogen/starch/alpha-glucan phosphorylase, whose protein sequence is MQDQSFQPSFPAPGQPIDELALAEIKGAILAKLRLAIGKDAGMATRHDWYQAAALALRDRVVHRWLTAEKHSYDAGRKRVYYLSLEFLIGRLFTDALNNMGLLKIFEVALGDLGVSLPELRKCEPDAALGNGGLGRLAACFMESMATLSIPAIGYGIRYDYGLFRQIINQGWQQEYPDEWLSFGNPWELQRPEVIYDINFGGGVEHVDDKGRDRAIWHPGETVQAIAYDTPIVGWRGQHVNALRLWSARSPDPLKLDAFNKGDYVSATAEQSRAEAICKFLYPNDESPAGRELRLRQEYFFVSASLQDLVKRHLASDGQLRSLSSKVAVQLNDTHPSLAVTELMRILVDLHNFRWDEAWKITVATLSYTNHTLLPEALETWPVELFERLLPRHLEIIYRINVQHLALAEARCPGDIDFRASVSLIDEKSGRRVRMGQLAFVGSHRINGVSGMHSDLMRETVFHDLNHLYPGRITNKTNGITFRRWLMLANPKLTDLLRETCGEAVLDDPTQLSLIEARASDVEFQKKFRSVKLHNKTALARLIGERLGIKVDPTALFDVQIKRIHEYKRQLLNVIETVALYQAIKDDPTGNWVPRVKIFAGKAAASYRYAKLIIKLINDVAEVVNNDPTIGGKLKVVFLPDYNVSLAEVIIPAADLSEQISTAGMEASGTGNMKLALNGAITIGTLDGANIEIRDHVGAENIAIFGMEAGDVMIRRKQGLDASDLILNSPKLQRAINAIGTGEFSPGDPGRFESIAHALRYLDHYMVSADFDSYYEAQRSVDARWLVSPAWTRASILNVARMAWFSSDRTIREYAEEIWNVPVNPTTPLLPNLRDAAG, encoded by the coding sequence TTGCAAGATCAATCGTTCCAGCCCAGTTTTCCCGCCCCCGGCCAGCCGATCGACGAGCTCGCGCTGGCTGAGATCAAGGGCGCGATCCTGGCGAAGCTGCGCCTTGCCATCGGCAAGGATGCGGGCATGGCGACCAGGCACGACTGGTACCAGGCCGCGGCGCTGGCGCTGCGCGACCGCGTCGTGCATCGCTGGCTCACGGCCGAGAAGCACAGCTACGATGCGGGCCGCAAGCGCGTCTATTATCTCTCGCTCGAATTCCTGATCGGCCGTCTCTTCACCGATGCGCTCAACAACATGGGCCTGCTCAAGATCTTCGAGGTCGCGCTCGGCGATCTCGGTGTCTCCCTGCCTGAGCTGCGCAAATGCGAGCCGGACGCCGCGCTCGGCAATGGCGGCCTCGGGCGCCTCGCCGCCTGCTTCATGGAGAGCATGGCGACGCTGTCGATCCCCGCGATCGGCTACGGCATCCGCTATGATTACGGCCTGTTCCGCCAGATCATCAACCAGGGCTGGCAGCAGGAATATCCCGACGAATGGCTGAGCTTCGGCAATCCCTGGGAATTGCAGCGGCCCGAAGTGATCTACGACATCAATTTCGGCGGCGGCGTCGAGCATGTCGACGACAAGGGCCGCGACCGCGCGATCTGGCATCCGGGCGAGACCGTGCAGGCGATCGCCTATGACACGCCGATCGTCGGCTGGCGGGGCCAGCACGTCAACGCGCTCCGCCTGTGGTCGGCCCGTTCGCCCGATCCGTTGAAGCTCGATGCCTTCAACAAGGGCGACTATGTCAGCGCCACCGCCGAGCAGTCGCGCGCGGAAGCGATCTGCAAATTCCTCTATCCGAACGACGAGAGCCCGGCAGGCCGCGAGCTGCGCCTGCGCCAGGAATATTTCTTCGTCTCGGCCTCGCTTCAGGATCTCGTCAAGCGACACCTTGCGTCCGACGGCCAGCTGCGCAGCCTGTCGTCCAAGGTCGCGGTGCAGCTCAACGACACCCATCCGAGCCTCGCCGTCACCGAGCTGATGCGGATCCTCGTCGATCTGCACAATTTCCGCTGGGACGAGGCCTGGAAGATCACGGTCGCCACCCTCTCCTACACCAACCACACGCTGCTGCCCGAGGCGCTGGAGACCTGGCCGGTCGAGCTGTTCGAGCGGCTGCTGCCGCGGCATCTCGAGATCATCTACCGCATCAACGTGCAGCATCTGGCGCTGGCCGAAGCGCGCTGCCCCGGCGACATCGACTTCCGCGCCTCGGTCTCGCTGATCGACGAGAAGAGCGGGCGCCGCGTGCGCATGGGCCAGCTCGCCTTCGTCGGCTCGCACCGCATCAACGGCGTCTCGGGCATGCATTCGGACCTGATGCGTGAGACCGTGTTCCACGACCTCAACCATCTCTATCCCGGCCGCATCACCAACAAGACCAACGGCATCACCTTCCGCCGCTGGCTGATGCTGGCGAACCCGAAGCTGACCGATCTGTTGCGCGAGACCTGCGGCGAGGCGGTGCTCGACGATCCGACCCAGCTCTCGCTGATCGAAGCGCGCGCCAGCGACGTCGAATTCCAGAAGAAGTTCCGCAGCGTCAAGCTTCACAACAAGACCGCGCTGGCGCGCCTGATCGGCGAACGGCTCGGCATCAAGGTCGACCCGACCGCGCTGTTCGACGTGCAGATCAAGCGCATCCACGAATACAAGCGCCAGCTCCTCAATGTCATCGAGACCGTCGCGCTGTACCAGGCGATCAAGGACGATCCAACCGGCAATTGGGTGCCGCGGGTGAAGATCTTCGCCGGCAAGGCTGCCGCGAGCTACCGCTACGCAAAACTGATCATCAAGCTGATCAACGACGTCGCGGAGGTCGTGAACAACGACCCCACGATCGGCGGCAAGCTCAAGGTGGTGTTCCTGCCCGATTACAATGTCAGCCTCGCCGAAGTGATCATTCCCGCGGCCGACCTGTCCGAGCAGATCTCGACCGCGGGCATGGAAGCGTCCGGCACCGGCAACATGAAGCTGGCGCTGAACGGCGCCATCACCATCGGCACGCTCGACGGCGCCAATATCGAGATCCGCGACCATGTCGGCGCCGAGAACATCGCGATCTTCGGCATGGAGGCCGGCGACGTGATGATCCGGCGCAAGCAGGGGCTGGACGCCTCCGACCTGATCCTCAATTCGCCGAAACTGCAGCGCGCCATCAATGCGATCGGCACCGGCGAGTTCTCGCCCGGCGACCCCGGACGTTTCGAGTCGATCGCGCACGCGCTGCGCTATCTCGACCATTACATGGTCAGCGCCGATTTCGATTCCTATTACGAGGCGCAGCGCAGCGTCGATGCGCGCTGGCTGGTCTCGCCGGCCTGGACCCGCGCCTCCATCCTCAACGTCGCGCGCATGGCCTGGTTCTCCTCGGATCGCACCATCCGCGAATACGCCGAGGAGATCTGGAACGTGCCGGTCAATCCGACCACGCCGCTGCTGCCGAACCTGCGCGACGCCGCGGGCTGA
- a CDS encoding LysR family transcriptional regulator, whose translation MLDLELLRSFVSVVEAGGFTRAGERVHRTQSTVSQQIKRLEDDIGQVLLHRDGKNVRPTEAGERLLSYARRLLSLAEEARDVLRQPDGEGAIRLGIPEDFAAYRLTKLLGAFSRSHPGLRLDVRADQSKHLARDLERGELDVALFKRAAGEKGAIAVWPERVHWVTSKGHPVDVHAASVPLIGFPTGCLYRAGAIHALESVGRAWHMAYSSSSLSGIQAAVAAGMGLSILSEMSIQSDHRVLTAKDGFAPINKTEVALMASPDASPATLRLADRLAEFCDAVQAKAA comes from the coding sequence ATGCTCGATCTCGAGCTGCTGCGCAGCTTCGTCTCGGTGGTCGAGGCCGGCGGCTTCACCCGCGCCGGCGAGCGCGTCCATCGCACGCAGTCGACCGTCAGCCAGCAGATCAAGCGGCTGGAGGACGATATCGGCCAGGTGCTCCTGCACCGCGACGGCAAGAATGTGCGCCCGACCGAGGCCGGCGAGCGGCTGCTCTCTTACGCGCGGCGTTTGCTCTCGCTCGCCGAGGAGGCGCGCGACGTGCTGCGCCAGCCGGACGGCGAAGGCGCGATCCGGCTCGGCATCCCCGAAGATTTCGCGGCGTACCGGCTGACCAAATTACTGGGCGCGTTCTCGCGCTCGCATCCGGGCCTGCGGCTCGACGTGCGCGCCGACCAGAGCAAGCATCTGGCGCGCGATCTCGAACGCGGCGAGCTAGACGTGGCGCTATTCAAGCGTGCGGCCGGCGAGAAAGGCGCCATCGCGGTTTGGCCGGAGCGCGTGCACTGGGTCACCAGCAAGGGCCATCCGGTCGATGTCCATGCCGCATCCGTGCCGCTGATCGGTTTTCCGACCGGCTGCCTCTATCGTGCCGGCGCCATCCACGCGCTGGAAAGCGTCGGCCGCGCCTGGCACATGGCCTATTCCTCATCGAGCCTCTCCGGCATCCAGGCCGCGGTCGCCGCCGGCATGGGCCTCAGCATCTTGTCGGAAATGTCGATCCAGTCCGACCACCGCGTGCTGACGGCGAAGGACGGTTTTGCGCCGATCAACAAGACCGAGGTCGCGCTGATGGCCTCGCCCGATGCGAGCCCGGCAACGCTGCGGCTTGCGGATCGTCTCGCCGAGTTTTGCGATGCGGTGCAGGCCAAAGCGGCTTGA
- a CDS encoding DMT family transporter — translation MSLAPSIPVPRSRFNTLPLAIGLFCLLWSYAFVAGKIGVTHCPPLILLAARFSLAGILILGATLIRGDSWSLTWRDAAIFAVLGIANNALYLGLGYTGLQSVSAGLGGLIVSANPVFTAALAALLLGEGMTWRKAGGLLLGITGVTLIVWHRLSVGTDSLHGIVFTLASLASLVAGTILFKLLAPKGSLWIGNGVQNLAAGIVLTPVAFTFADVHAIDVTPSLLGAFAFLVLGGSILAYWLWFHLLKVCGATAASAYHFLMPPLGMLFAYLVLGEHVEARDLLGIIPVALGIYLVTRPAKAAA, via the coding sequence ATGTCGCTCGCCCCCTCGATTCCCGTTCCGCGCAGCCGCTTCAACACGCTGCCGCTGGCCATCGGCCTGTTCTGCCTGCTCTGGAGCTACGCCTTCGTCGCCGGCAAGATCGGCGTCACCCATTGCCCGCCGCTGATCCTGCTCGCCGCGCGCTTCTCGCTCGCCGGCATTTTGATCCTGGGCGCCACGCTGATCCGCGGCGACAGCTGGTCGTTAACCTGGCGCGATGCGGCGATCTTCGCCGTACTTGGGATTGCCAACAACGCGCTCTATCTCGGGCTCGGCTACACCGGCCTGCAATCGGTCTCCGCCGGCCTCGGCGGCCTGATCGTCTCGGCCAATCCGGTCTTTACCGCGGCGCTCGCTGCCCTGCTGCTCGGGGAAGGCATGACCTGGCGCAAGGCCGGCGGCCTGCTGCTCGGCATCACCGGCGTGACCCTGATCGTCTGGCATCGCCTGTCGGTCGGCACGGATTCCCTGCATGGCATCGTCTTCACGCTGGCTTCGCTCGCCTCGCTCGTTGCCGGCACCATCCTGTTCAAGCTGCTCGCGCCGAAGGGATCCTTGTGGATCGGCAACGGCGTGCAGAACCTTGCCGCCGGCATCGTGCTGACGCCGGTCGCGTTCACCTTCGCCGACGTGCATGCGATCGATGTCACGCCGAGCCTGCTCGGCGCCTTCGCCTTCCTCGTGCTGGGGGGCTCCATCCTCGCCTATTGGCTCTGGTTTCATCTCCTGAAAGTGTGCGGCGCCACCGCCGCCAGCGCCTATCATTTCCTGATGCCGCCGCTCGGCATGCTGTTCGCGTATCTCGTGCTCGGCGAGCACGTCGAGGCGCGCGATCTGCTCGGGATCATTCCAGTCGCGCTCGGCATCTATCTGGTGACGCGGCCGGCGAAGGCGGCCGCCTAG
- a CDS encoding TIGR02186 family protein: MMRAALAFLLVLLLGSAARAERLIVSVSNHRVTVTPNYSGEELVLFGSVEKDATTPADRTAYDLVVTVMGPRADMMTRRKERTFGIWINTDYRQFLQVPSYLALFANRPFEAITSPEIARRQQIGLNNVLLTQRVGGDYADVVPNDAFRSAFIRLRTQRGLYREDPSAVTFLTPTLFRTGIPLPAEVPIGTYEVEIRLFANGAFIGKTETAFEIVKVGFEQFVATTARQNGLIYGLVTAAMALMTGWMASIVFRKD, from the coding sequence ATGATGCGCGCAGCTCTCGCATTCCTGCTCGTCCTGCTGCTCGGATCAGCCGCGCGCGCCGAGCGGCTGATCGTGTCGGTGTCCAACCACCGCGTCACGGTGACACCGAACTATTCCGGCGAGGAGCTGGTGCTGTTCGGCTCGGTCGAGAAGGACGCGACGACGCCCGCCGATCGCACCGCCTATGATCTCGTCGTCACCGTGATGGGCCCGCGCGCCGACATGATGACGCGGCGCAAGGAGCGCACCTTCGGCATCTGGATCAACACCGACTACCGGCAGTTCCTGCAGGTGCCGAGCTATCTGGCGCTGTTCGCCAACCGTCCCTTTGAGGCGATCACCTCGCCCGAGATCGCGCGGCGGCAGCAGATCGGGCTGAACAATGTGCTGCTGACGCAGCGGGTCGGCGGCGATTATGCCGACGTGGTGCCGAACGACGCATTCCGCTCGGCCTTCATCCGCCTGCGCACCCAGCGCGGGCTCTATCGCGAGGATCCGAGCGCGGTGACGTTCCTGACGCCGACCCTGTTTCGCACCGGCATTCCGCTGCCGGCGGAGGTGCCGATCGGCACCTACGAGGTCGAGATCAGACTGTTTGCGAACGGCGCGTTCATCGGCAAGACCGAGACCGCGTTCGAGATCGTCAAGGTCGGCTTCGAGCAGTTCGTCGCTACCACCGCCAGGCAGAATGGGCTGATCTATGGCCTCGTCACCGCCGCGATGGCGCTGATGACGGGATGGATGGCGTCGATCGTGTTTCGGAAGGATTAG